AGTCGGGGATGGCTTCGTCGCGCCCAGCCAGCGTCGCCCGCGTGAGGGCGTCGAACAGCGCCGCTTCCTGGCCGGGCGCGGGCTGGAGGAAGACGCCGGCGTAGCGGGTCAGTTCGATGGCGCGCGGGTGGACGACGACCACCTTCGCTCCCCCGCGCTTCGCCGCCCGCTTGAGGAAGGTGGCCAGTACCGGCGCTTCTTCCGAGGGGTCGCAGCCCATCAGCACGATGAGGTCGGCTTCTTTGGCCGCGGCCAGCGAGGGCAGACCGCCGGGAACGGCGTGCAAGGCTGCGCCTTCGCGGAAATCGAGGTTGTTCGTGCCCACCAGCGCCCGCATGAATTTGCCCAGCAGATAATTGGCTTCGTTCGCGACTTTGGCCGAGCCGATGGCGCCGACCGAGGCCGGCCCGTGTTTGTGGGCGATGCGTTTGAGTTCGGCGGCGATGCGCTGGATGGCTTCTTGCCAGCTCACCGGCTGCAACTTGCCGTCCACCCGCATCAGCGGCTGGGTCAGGCGGTCGGGATGGGAGGTGACGCCAGTGGCAAAGCGGCCTTTGTCGCAGATCCATTCGTCATTGACGGCCATATTTTCGCGGCCCACGTGCCGGCGCACCAGGTTGTCGCGCACGTCGATGCGCAGGTTGCAGCCCTGGGCGCAGTGCGTGCAGATGGAATCAGTGCGCTCAAGCTCCCAGGGGCGATAGCCGAAGCGCGCCACGCGGTTGGTGAGGGCGCCGACCGGACAGAGGTCGATGATCGAGCCGCTGGTGTAGGCGTCCAGCTCGGCGCCGGGGAATTTGTCGATGACGGTCTCGCCCCCGCGGTGGAAAAGCCCCAGCTGCGGTTTGTCCTCCCATTCTTGCAGATAGCGGATGCAGCGCCAGCAGACGATGCAGCGTTCCTGGTCGAGCAGAACCAGGTCGCTGAGAGGGTAGTTCTTAGCTTTGTGGGTCTTGACTTCCCAGAAATGCGATTTGCCCGGCCCGTGCTCCAGGGTGTGGTTTTGCAGCGGGCACTCGCCGCCCTTGTCGCAGATGGGGCAGTCGAGGGGGTGGTTGATCAGGATCAGTTCCAGCGTGCCCTGGCGGGCGTCGATGGCTTTGGGCGAGCTGTAATGATAGACGCCGCCCGGCGCCACCGGCGTGGTGCAGGCCGTGATCAGCGCCCGCCCGCGCGGGCCTTCGGCTTCGACCAGGCACATGCGGCAGGCGCCCAAGGGGTCGAGCTTGGGGTGCGAGCAGAAGACGGGGATATCGATGCCGGCGC
The Caldilineales bacterium genome window above contains:
- the nuoG gene encoding NADH-quinone oxidoreductase subunit NuoG, translated to MTDPSQPITITIDGKEIQAQKGELLTEAAARAGIDIPVFCSHPKLDPLGACRMCLVEAEGPRGRALITACTTPVAPGGVYHYSSPKAIDARQGTLELILINHPLDCPICDKGGECPLQNHTLEHGPGKSHFWEVKTHKAKNYPLSDLVLLDQERCIVCWRCIRYLQEWEDKPQLGLFHRGGETVIDKFPGAELDAYTSGSIIDLCPVGALTNRVARFGYRPWELERTDSICTHCAQGCNLRIDVRDNLVRRHVGRENMAVNDEWICDKGRFATGVTSHPDRLTQPLMRVDGKLQPVSWQEAIQRIAAELKRIAHKHGPASVGAIGSAKVANEANYLLGKFMRALVGTNNLDFREGAALHAVPGGLPSLAAAKEADLIVLMGCDPSEEAPVLATFLKRAAKRGGAKVVVVHPRAIELTRYAGVFLQPAPGQEAALFDALTRATLAGRDEAIPDWLAEAELPGFDPAAIAEAARLLAQAQRPFIVYGTDFAWGYGSRGIVAAISNWAAAAGHGERLGFLHSQANAQGAGDVGLLPDRLPGRRPLSDPEARAHLEALWRTKLPAEPGLSFGGMMTAARNRSLKALYIMGADPASEKPADAVALKALDFLVVQDLFLTETAKLADVVLPAASYAESAGTFTNTERRVQAAPQAVRPVGKAVADWNILMHIARLYAAGQTAAWDTTSVEAVFAEIAQAVPQYAGMTWESLGDQGQQAPWTPEESGLQSRESIDPHPTDADFPLALVTGNQLWDDGTVFAATPQMAGLGVKAASLHPTDAAALGLSEGDRAAVRSPAGGIEIAIHLDPSLKPGTVFIPYSLASAPVGSLFDRFGPRTDVSIHKA